A part of Paramisgurnus dabryanus chromosome 15, PD_genome_1.1, whole genome shotgun sequence genomic DNA contains:
- the fhl2a gene encoding four and a half LIM domains protein 2a, whose protein sequence is MTERYDCHYCKESLFGNKYVLREDNPYCVKCYESLYSNTCEECKKPIGCNSRDLSYKDRHWHEDCFHCFQCKRSLVDKPFSTKDEQLLCTECYSNEYSSKCHACKKTIMPGSRKMEHKGNSWHETCFSCQRCQQPIGTKSFIPKDNNNYCVPCYEKQFAMQCVHCKKPITTGGVTYHDQPWHKDCFLCTGCKQQLSGQRFTSRDDFAYCLNCFCNLYAKKCASCTTPISGLGGSKYISFEERQWHNDCFNCKKCSVSLVGRGFLTERDDILCPDCGKDI, encoded by the exons ATGACCGAGCGCTATGACTGTCACTACTGTAAGGAGTCTCTGTTTGGGAATAAATATGTTCTGCGTGAGGACAACCCATACTGTGTGAAGTGCTATGAAAGTCTGTACTCCAACACCTGTGAGGAATGCAAGAAACCCATCGGCTGCAACAGCAGG GATCTGTCCTACAAAGACCGTCACTGGCATGAAGACTGTTTCCACTGCTTCCAGTGCAAGCGTTCACTGGTGGACAAGCCTTTCTCCACCAAAGATGAGCAGCTGCTGTGCACCGAGTGTTATTCGAACGAGTATTCATCTAAATGCCATGCATGCAAGAAGACCATCATGCCTG GCTCCAGGAAGATGGAACATAAAGGAAACAGCTGGCATGAAACCTGCTTCAGCTGCCAGCGCTGCCAACAGCCAATTGGCACCAAGAGCTTCATCCCTAAAGACAACAATAACTACTGCGTGCCGTGTTACGAAAAGCAGTTTGCCATGCAGTGTGTTCATTGCAAGAAG CCAATCACCACCGGAGGTGTGACCTATCATGACCAGCCATGGCACAAGGACTGTTTCTTGTGTACTGGCTGTAAGCAGCAGCTGTCTGGTCAGCGCTTCACCTCCCGTGATGACTTCGCTTACTGTCTCAACTGCTTCTGTAACTTGTATGCCAAAAAATGTGCCTCATGCACCACCCCCATCAGTG GACTTGGGGGAAGCAAGTACATCTCGTTTGAGGAACGCCAGTGGCACAATGACTGTTTCAACTGTAAGAAGTGCTCAGTGTCTCTGGTGGGCAGAGGTTTTCTAACCGAGAGAGATGACATCCTGTGTCCTGACTGTGGCAAAGACATATAA